Proteins encoded together in one Eublepharis macularius isolate TG4126 chromosome 2, MPM_Emac_v1.0, whole genome shotgun sequence window:
- the LOC129325114 gene encoding secretoglobin family 1D member 2-like isoform X2: MKLMTVLLLVTLAMCCYSAGAEPCPILIDILTQFLFAPEQQYMETIAPFAPSREMKQAVSDLKQCALKLPIDVLLAKGRVLTNVLAKCSEMS; the protein is encoded by the exons ATGAAGCTGATGACTGTCCTTCTTCTAGTCACTCTGGCAATGTGCTGCTATTCAG CTGGTGCTGAACCTTGCCCAATTCTCATCGATATTCTCACCCAGTTCCTTTTTGCCCCTGAGCAACAATACATGGAGACCATTGCTCCTTTTGCACCCTCACGTGAGATGAAGCAAGCTGTTTCTGACCTGAAGCAATGTGCTCTTAAACTTCCAATCGATGTTCTTCTAGCAAAAGGCCGAGTTCTG ACAAACGTCCTGGCCAAGTGTTCAGAGATGTCGTAA
- the LOC129325114 gene encoding secretoglobin family 1D member 2-like isoform X1, translating to MKLMTVLLLVTLAMCCYSAAGAEPCPILIDILTQFLFAPEQQYMETIAPFAPSREMKQAVSDLKQCALKLPIDVLLAKGRVLTNVLAKCSEMS from the exons ATGAAGCTGATGACTGTCCTTCTTCTAGTCACTCTGGCAATGTGCTGCTATTCAG CAGCTGGTGCTGAACCTTGCCCAATTCTCATCGATATTCTCACCCAGTTCCTTTTTGCCCCTGAGCAACAATACATGGAGACCATTGCTCCTTTTGCACCCTCACGTGAGATGAAGCAAGCTGTTTCTGACCTGAAGCAATGTGCTCTTAAACTTCCAATCGATGTTCTTCTAGCAAAAGGCCGAGTTCTG ACAAACGTCCTGGCCAAGTGTTCAGAGATGTCGTAA